The Aggregatilinea lenta genome includes a region encoding these proteins:
- a CDS encoding ROK family transcriptional regulator: protein MLISQLYPTAETPADIRQRNRFAVLRLLRDHDPLSKSDLVRFTDRTNTTIATILDGLLAEGLVETVNETGSLAGTTRGRPASLYRLSTARWLAAGIQIASNSVTAIIMTLDATIVAQGSAPAPEDLAAEDVLDIAGNLLDDLIERTQELNMSLLGLGVALEGFVSPETGESLWMLFRSKWKDVPVRAYLEQRFRLPVMIDYRVYAAALAEASYGAARGIQDFVYLNIDTGIATATVSSGALVRSSTQPAGITGGLGHVLTSRSSRPCFCGNIGCLHNEITIQALTAQLGEFLTLGRGHGIGLFWEDHAPTFENLIAAVRQNDALALQIRDRFIENLGIAVTGAIQLYSANLLIVGGPTLHFGGPEALEAAQHAIQRLTILHELLGSTKVIASTLLPDSATVGAATLVVHAVMVGTITPDLALE from the coding sequence ATGTTGATATCGCAGTTATATCCCACTGCCGAAACACCTGCCGATATCCGGCAGCGTAATCGTTTCGCCGTCCTGCGTCTGCTACGCGATCACGATCCTCTCTCAAAGAGCGATCTGGTGCGCTTCACAGATCGTACCAACACCACGATTGCCACCATTCTCGACGGTTTGTTAGCTGAGGGTCTGGTCGAAACGGTAAATGAAACGGGGTCGCTTGCGGGGACAACTCGAGGCCGTCCGGCCAGTCTATACCGGCTGAGTACCGCGCGCTGGCTGGCGGCTGGAATTCAGATCGCGTCCAATTCGGTAACGGCCATTATTATGACGCTGGATGCAACCATCGTCGCGCAGGGTTCCGCCCCTGCTCCGGAAGATCTGGCTGCCGAAGATGTGTTAGACATTGCCGGAAATCTGCTCGACGACCTGATTGAGCGCACACAAGAACTCAATATGAGCTTGCTAGGTCTGGGCGTGGCGCTGGAAGGATTCGTCAGTCCCGAAACCGGGGAATCGCTGTGGATGCTGTTCCGCTCCAAGTGGAAGGATGTGCCTGTTCGCGCCTATCTCGAGCAGCGCTTCCGGCTACCGGTGATGATCGATTACCGGGTCTATGCCGCTGCGCTGGCGGAAGCTTCGTATGGCGCGGCGCGGGGCATTCAGGACTTCGTGTACCTCAATATCGACACCGGGATTGCGACCGCCACCGTTTCGTCAGGCGCACTCGTGCGATCGAGCACGCAGCCTGCCGGGATCACCGGTGGGCTGGGCCACGTCCTGACATCGCGGTCCTCAAGGCCGTGTTTCTGCGGCAACATTGGCTGCCTGCACAACGAAATTACGATCCAGGCACTGACTGCGCAACTCGGAGAATTTCTCACATTGGGGCGCGGGCATGGCATTGGGCTTTTCTGGGAAGATCACGCGCCGACGTTTGAAAACTTAATCGCAGCTGTACGGCAGAACGATGCTCTCGCGCTACAAATTCGCGATCGCTTCATCGAGAATCTTGGCATTGCCGTCACCGGCGCCATCCAACTTTACAGCGCAAATCTGTTGATAGTAGGGGGTCCCACCTTACACTTTGGTGGTCCCGAAGCGCTCGAGGCCGCACAGCATGCCATCCAGCGCCTTACGATCCTCCACGAGTTGCTCGGTTCAACCAAGGTGATCGCCTCCACGCTGTTGCCGGATTCGGCGACCGTTGGGGCAGCGACTCTTGTTGTTCATGCGGTGATGGTGGGCACTATCACGCCAGATCTAGCACTGGAGTGA
- a CDS encoding Gfo/Idh/MocA family protein has product MTAINVALIGCGGFVYHTHLANLIANDNFRIHAAVDVNLDAAQDVAQRGGAAYWTADADRALNDPDVELVFIATPHHTHADLSIRAARAGKHIYCEKPMALDEAGCQAVIEAVNAAGVKYMAGYNRAVAPFTLEARALLAELDAPMMIYHRFADWNPYGHGWPLDEALSGGRLVGEGGHALDSICRLTGQDPVRVYAEGGNFAEPSVTQAPDSALITLGFPDGSTGVLYLSSIANNGFPKEEIQITCANHTIVIYGYERMVIYAPDGVRERTLPEADKGLAHLLDMMVRVIREDAPAPVGLDDALRTSRCTFAAVRAIRTRSLQHL; this is encoded by the coding sequence GTGACTGCAATTAACGTTGCTTTGATCGGCTGCGGTGGATTTGTGTACCACACGCATCTCGCCAATCTGATTGCCAATGATAACTTCAGGATTCATGCAGCGGTGGACGTGAATCTCGACGCCGCCCAGGACGTCGCGCAGCGTGGTGGAGCAGCTTACTGGACGGCTGATGCTGACCGGGCGCTCAATGATCCCGACGTGGAGCTGGTGTTCATCGCGACCCCACACCATACACATGCTGACCTTTCGATCCGTGCCGCACGCGCGGGCAAGCACATCTACTGTGAGAAGCCGATGGCGCTCGACGAAGCAGGCTGCCAGGCTGTGATCGAGGCGGTGAATGCTGCCGGAGTCAAGTACATGGCGGGCTACAACCGGGCCGTCGCGCCCTTTACGTTGGAGGCGCGCGCGCTGTTGGCCGAGCTTGACGCACCCATGATGATCTATCACCGCTTTGCGGATTGGAACCCTTATGGACATGGTTGGCCGCTCGACGAAGCGTTGAGCGGCGGTCGTCTGGTGGGCGAAGGCGGGCATGCGCTGGACTCTATCTGTCGCCTTACCGGGCAGGACCCGGTCCGTGTATATGCGGAGGGTGGCAACTTCGCTGAGCCAAGTGTCACGCAAGCCCCGGACAGCGCTTTGATCACATTGGGCTTTCCCGACGGCTCGACCGGCGTTTTGTACCTGTCGAGCATCGCCAACAACGGCTTCCCCAAAGAAGAAATACAGATCACCTGCGCAAACCACACCATTGTGATCTATGGCTACGAGCGCATGGTCATCTACGCGCCGGATGGTGTCCGCGAGCGCACGTTGCCCGAAGCGGATAAGGGCCTCGCGCACCTGCTCGACATGATGGTTCGCGTCATTCGTGAGGACGCGCCCGCTCCGGTGGGCCTGGATGACGCGCTGCGCACGTCGCGCTGCACGTTCGCGGCGGTCCGCGCGATCCGTACACGATCTCTTCAACACCTTTAA
- a CDS encoding polysaccharide biosynthesis protein, translated as MISLRQSTVYQHTTSRVRRVLPLLSADLTILLGAYALTYTVRTLTIPLDAARAAGFFATAAVFTIVALYVFGAYHRIWSRTSGHDVVVLIKAAAISGIFLASLDFVLRPRPIPLSVVLVGHLLAFTGFVAVRYRSRLLSGLEWRWRAVWHQEFPAQATRVLIVGAGDAGQVTAWRLKHRSPGDTYKIVGFVDDDPAKQKMYIEGCQVLGTREDLARLVERHAVDLIVVAIHNISKPDFRSILALCEPTKARIKLVPDVLAAIKGNTHVPLLRDITAEDLLGRPTISWYPDVDATHVLHKVVLVTGAAGSIGSELCRQMLTFQPSKLILLDNNESGLHDLFTELSLKTETDNIVLALVDITDRHALKQLFDDYHPQVVFHAAAYKHVPMLELYPRESIRVNIGGTLQVAKLAQVYEAERFVLISTDKAVNPYCVMGASKRVCELLMHALSSRTSATLFTAVRFGNVLGSRGSVVPIFNRQIDAGGPVTVTDKEMTRYFMSIPEAVSLVIQAACVTTGDDLFMLKMGEVVQIVELAERMIRMHGLRPYIDIPITFTGVRPGEKLHEELYTSLESLHATVHPDIVQLVSQRNGLEPVRFVERLHDLVSTGTDSNADVLSHLQTIIQAAESVYVEG; from the coding sequence GCCGGGTTTTTCGCCACAGCCGCCGTCTTCACGATCGTCGCGCTCTACGTGTTTGGGGCCTATCACCGGATCTGGTCGCGCACCAGTGGGCACGACGTTGTCGTTTTGATCAAGGCCGCGGCGATATCTGGAATATTCCTGGCCAGCCTGGACTTTGTCCTGCGCCCGCGGCCCATTCCGCTTAGCGTAGTCCTGGTTGGTCATCTGTTGGCATTCACCGGATTCGTCGCTGTTCGATATCGCTCGCGCCTGCTCAGTGGACTGGAATGGCGCTGGCGTGCCGTCTGGCATCAGGAATTTCCCGCACAGGCGACGCGCGTTTTGATTGTCGGGGCGGGAGATGCCGGGCAGGTGACGGCCTGGCGCTTAAAGCACCGTTCCCCTGGCGACACGTACAAGATCGTGGGCTTTGTCGACGACGATCCTGCCAAGCAGAAGATGTATATCGAAGGCTGTCAGGTGCTTGGAACGCGCGAGGATCTCGCCCGTTTGGTAGAGCGCCATGCTGTCGATCTTATTGTCGTCGCCATCCACAACATCTCGAAGCCCGATTTTCGAAGCATTCTGGCGCTGTGCGAGCCTACAAAGGCCCGCATCAAGCTCGTGCCAGATGTCCTGGCGGCGATTAAAGGCAACACACACGTGCCGCTGCTGCGCGACATTACGGCGGAGGATCTGCTGGGACGCCCAACAATCTCCTGGTATCCCGATGTGGACGCTACGCACGTGCTCCATAAAGTTGTGCTGGTGACGGGAGCCGCCGGTTCAATAGGATCTGAACTCTGCCGGCAGATGTTGACCTTTCAGCCGAGCAAGCTCATCCTGCTGGACAATAACGAGAGCGGGCTTCACGACCTCTTTACCGAACTCAGCCTCAAAACTGAGACGGACAACATCGTTCTGGCCCTCGTCGATATTACGGATCGTCATGCGCTGAAACAGCTTTTTGATGATTACCACCCGCAAGTGGTGTTCCACGCAGCCGCCTATAAACATGTGCCCATGCTGGAGCTTTACCCGCGCGAATCGATCCGGGTCAATATCGGCGGCACGCTGCAAGTGGCAAAACTGGCACAGGTCTATGAGGCCGAACGCTTCGTCCTGATTTCGACTGATAAAGCCGTCAATCCGTACTGCGTCATGGGGGCGAGCAAGCGGGTCTGCGAGCTGCTGATGCATGCGCTGTCGTCCAGGACCTCCGCGACCCTGTTTACCGCTGTGCGCTTCGGAAATGTTCTGGGAAGTCGCGGGAGCGTGGTGCCAATTTTCAATCGACAGATCGATGCTGGCGGCCCGGTGACCGTGACAGACAAGGAGATGACTCGCTACTTCATGAGCATCCCCGAAGCCGTAAGCCTGGTTATTCAGGCCGCTTGTGTCACGACCGGTGACGACCTGTTCATGCTGAAAATGGGGGAAGTGGTCCAGATCGTGGAATTGGCCGAGCGCATGATTCGCATGCACGGGTTGCGCCCCTATATCGATATCCCCATTACGTTTACGGGGGTACGCCCTGGGGAGAAGCTGCATGAGGAACTGTATACGTCGCTCGAGTCTCTGCACGCGACAGTCCACCCGGACATCGTGCAGCTTGTGAGCCAGCGGAACGGACTGGAGCCTGTGAGATTTGTTGAACGGCTCCACGATCTGGTAAGCACCGGTACTGACTCGAATGCTGACGTGTTGAGCCATTTACAGACCATCATCCAGGCAGCCGAATCCGTGTATGTCGAGGGGTGA
- a CDS encoding carbohydrate ABC transporter permease has product MTTYPSKQFGTRLKPSNLLTLFAYAIITLWALLALFPIYWMIKNSLEPNQLLSVWPPRILPRWDALTLHNYQALWERFPIPRWFFNSMMVGVARTISAVFFGSLAGYAFAKLRFYGRETIFWILMAVLMIPSFILIIPQYQIIRSFGWYDTFWALLIPNFTGGVWAMFLMRQFMHALPSELIESARIDGAGEFTIFWRVIAPLAKPGMAVLAIFQFIGNWNNFIWPLVVTSSKEMRTLPVGLSLLTSPKDTGQVVPVGEIMAGAAFAAIPMIIIFLFFQRYFLRGITVGAVKG; this is encoded by the coding sequence ATGACCACGTATCCGTCAAAACAGTTTGGAACCCGCTTAAAGCCCAGTAATCTTCTGACCCTGTTCGCCTACGCGATCATCACGCTGTGGGCGCTGCTCGCGCTCTTCCCGATCTACTGGATGATCAAAAACAGTCTGGAGCCAAATCAGCTGCTTTCGGTCTGGCCGCCGCGCATCCTGCCTCGGTGGGATGCTTTAACGCTCCACAACTATCAGGCGCTTTGGGAGCGTTTCCCCATTCCGCGCTGGTTCTTCAACAGCATGATGGTAGGTGTGGCTCGTACTATCAGCGCCGTGTTCTTTGGCTCGCTGGCAGGGTACGCCTTCGCAAAGCTGCGCTTTTATGGACGGGAGACGATTTTCTGGATCCTGATGGCCGTGCTCATGATCCCATCGTTCATCCTGATCATTCCTCAGTATCAGATTATCCGCAGCTTCGGCTGGTACGATACTTTTTGGGCGCTGCTTATCCCCAATTTTACCGGCGGCGTGTGGGCGATGTTCCTGATGCGACAGTTCATGCACGCGCTTCCCTCCGAGCTGATCGAAAGCGCCCGGATCGACGGGGCGGGGGAGTTCACCATCTTCTGGCGCGTGATCGCGCCGCTGGCAAAACCCGGTATGGCGGTGCTGGCGATCTTCCAGTTCATAGGCAACTGGAATAACTTCATCTGGCCCCTGGTCGTGACCAGCAGCAAGGAAATGCGCACGCTGCCGGTCGGGCTAAGCCTGCTTACCAGCCCTAAAGATACCGGCCAGGTGGTTCCGGTGGGCGAGATAATGGCCGGGGCGGCTTTCGCAGCTATCCCCATGATCATTATTTTCCTGTTCTTCCAGCGATACTTCTTACGTGGCATTACAGTCGGAGCAGTTAAAGGTTAA
- a CDS encoding carbohydrate ABC transporter permease, with translation MTYGKLTNYDTTSMHGSNRAVARPPDPRENRLKAHFRKARREIARSNKWAYVFIAPLLIDFIVFTVYMIGRVLAMSFQDVNYGTSTWVGLKHYDFILHDAQFWNAMQNTLVYTLATVPLGILLALALSELIYRRSTRIQVFYKSAYYLPSVVSTVVLSIVWMWIYQPFNGILNYFGELLGAAPVNWLGNPSYALGAIIVMSVLGGVGVSVVFITAAMGGIPHTLYDAARIDGAGEWVRFWRVTVPLLRPTLLYLSVVGFIGNFQVFEQIYVMTQGGPGYPGATETVGYLIYSAAFTSMNLGRAAAESVVLFLAILIFSVLQFRMFASETEF, from the coding sequence ATGACCTACGGTAAGCTTACGAACTATGACACCACAAGCATGCACGGCTCAAATCGCGCTGTCGCCCGACCTCCTGACCCGCGCGAAAACCGCCTGAAAGCGCACTTCCGCAAAGCCCGCCGTGAGATCGCGCGCAGCAACAAGTGGGCTTACGTTTTCATTGCGCCGCTGCTCATCGACTTCATCGTCTTCACCGTCTACATGATAGGCCGCGTTCTGGCGATGTCGTTCCAGGACGTCAACTATGGCACGTCCACCTGGGTGGGCTTGAAGCACTACGACTTCATTCTGCACGACGCGCAGTTCTGGAACGCAATGCAGAACACGCTCGTCTACACTCTGGCGACCGTGCCGCTCGGGATTCTGTTGGCGCTGGCGCTCTCTGAGCTGATCTACCGGCGCAGTACGCGGATTCAGGTCTTTTACAAGAGCGCCTACTATCTACCCTCCGTGGTTTCGACCGTCGTGTTGTCCATCGTATGGATGTGGATCTACCAGCCGTTTAACGGCATCCTGAACTATTTTGGCGAGCTGCTGGGTGCAGCGCCCGTCAACTGGCTCGGTAACCCCAGTTATGCGTTGGGGGCGATCATCGTCATGAGCGTCCTGGGCGGCGTGGGGGTTTCGGTGGTATTTATTACGGCGGCGATGGGCGGCATTCCGCACACGCTGTATGATGCCGCGCGCATTGACGGGGCCGGAGAATGGGTTCGTTTCTGGCGCGTGACTGTGCCGCTGCTGCGGCCAACGTTGCTGTACCTGTCCGTCGTGGGCTTCATCGGCAATTTTCAAGTGTTCGAGCAAATTTACGTGATGACGCAGGGCGGGCCGGGGTATCCGGGTGCGACGGAAACCGTCGGCTACTTGATCTATAGTGCAGCCTTTACCTCGATGAACCTGGGTCGAGCAGCAGCAGAATCGGTGGTGCTGTTCCTTGCGATTCTGATCTTTTCCGTCCTGCAGTTCAGGATGTTCGCATCTGAAACGGAGTTTTAG
- the nusG gene encoding transcription termination/antitermination protein NusG, giving the protein MGTLAWYVIQSKPHKENQVCAYLEAQDFEVFFPTFRVQQTGSRAAKPRPFFPRYMFVHTDLDEVGTSALQWLPGAIGLVQFDECPATVPDTVVHQLKQRVEAIDTGGLIFEDLKPGDLVRIINGPLAGYDAIFDLRLNGSERVQVLLTLLGRLVRMQISANDIEKRRGYHL; this is encoded by the coding sequence ATGGGCACCTTAGCATGGTATGTAATTCAGAGTAAGCCTCACAAAGAGAATCAGGTCTGTGCCTATCTTGAAGCGCAGGACTTCGAGGTCTTTTTCCCGACCTTTCGCGTGCAGCAGACGGGTTCTCGAGCGGCCAAGCCGCGCCCCTTTTTTCCACGATATATGTTCGTTCACACGGATCTCGATGAAGTAGGGACGTCTGCTTTGCAGTGGCTTCCCGGTGCGATTGGACTGGTGCAGTTCGATGAGTGTCCGGCGACCGTGCCCGATACGGTGGTCCATCAATTAAAGCAGCGCGTGGAAGCCATCGATACGGGCGGATTGATCTTTGAGGATCTGAAGCCCGGCGACCTGGTGCGAATCATCAACGGCCCGCTGGCTGGTTATGACGCCATTTTTGATTTGCGCCTGAACGGGTCAGAACGCGTTCAGGTGTTGCTTACCTTGCTGGGCCGTTTGGTCAGAATGCAGATCAGTGCCAACGACATCGAGAAGCGGCGAGGGTACCACCTATAA
- a CDS encoding extracellular solute-binding protein, giving the protein MKDTLTRRSMLKMLAAGSAGLASTVLVGEAGASAAARSKPRLRQTTEITYWTPPHWRFGADNKTVAGTGSDAWIKDAIARFESEYPSYKVNLELIPWDQWSQKITTAFASGDLPNVLYANLAADKIDAGLYDPIDEFLTPDMLADWMPGVQENLTFYGNIYGVPAFQNPDMTALSKSALEQHGGAGILDAIGANRGGLTFDMMKSYGEEFGDGARRFFLGVPTDHGSIVYWTFGAWLTGWGANSWSENHDRWVLHEQESAIQAFQWYLDAQNDWKIMIPNLPKWSDVDSFYWNLNSAMRTQWPGIAAELAVAQEAGQAPEDFEIVLAGHPHLEGMDPFVPGSLPGHHVITHTDDPAKREAAFAWAYWLGMDNSNAEAWLVNGTCPASLSGAKAVENHELMQDPNYKWILQEYLPNFKTSGPGGNWQPALNARTSQIWNELNPWDYYVQQFQSLLLGQKSPEEMLNEMANRINGALGVD; this is encoded by the coding sequence ATGAAGGACACCCTCACCCGTCGCAGTATGCTCAAAATGTTGGCTGCCGGATCGGCTGGATTGGCCAGCACCGTCCTGGTCGGCGAGGCGGGCGCTTCGGCTGCTGCCAGGTCAAAGCCCAGACTTCGCCAGACCACCGAAATCACGTATTGGACGCCGCCGCACTGGCGGTTCGGGGCCGACAACAAAACCGTGGCTGGCACGGGGTCGGACGCATGGATTAAGGATGCGATTGCCCGCTTCGAATCGGAATATCCTTCCTACAAAGTCAATCTTGAGTTGATCCCCTGGGATCAGTGGAGCCAAAAGATCACGACCGCGTTCGCCAGCGGCGACCTGCCTAACGTGCTCTATGCCAACCTTGCCGCCGATAAGATCGATGCGGGCCTGTACGATCCTATCGACGAGTTCCTGACGCCGGATATGCTGGCCGACTGGATGCCGGGCGTTCAGGAAAACCTGACTTTCTACGGCAATATCTATGGCGTTCCGGCGTTCCAGAATCCGGACATGACTGCTCTTTCTAAGTCCGCCCTGGAACAGCATGGGGGCGCAGGTATTCTGGATGCGATCGGGGCCAACCGGGGCGGCCTGACATTCGACATGATGAAGTCGTATGGTGAGGAGTTCGGCGACGGCGCTCGCCGGTTCTTCCTGGGTGTGCCTACCGATCACGGTTCAATCGTCTATTGGACGTTCGGCGCATGGCTTACTGGCTGGGGCGCGAATTCGTGGTCCGAAAACCATGATCGCTGGGTACTCCACGAGCAGGAAAGCGCGATTCAAGCCTTCCAATGGTATCTGGACGCGCAGAACGATTGGAAGATCATGATCCCCAACCTGCCCAAGTGGTCGGATGTGGACAGCTTCTACTGGAACCTGAACTCGGCCATGCGGACCCAGTGGCCGGGTATTGCGGCGGAACTCGCTGTGGCGCAAGAAGCGGGTCAAGCGCCAGAAGACTTTGAGATCGTTCTGGCTGGCCACCCGCACCTGGAAGGGATGGATCCCTTTGTTCCCGGCAGCCTGCCCGGTCACCACGTCATCACCCACACTGATGACCCGGCGAAGCGCGAGGCGGCGTTTGCCTGGGCGTACTGGCTGGGTATGGACAACTCCAATGCAGAGGCATGGCTGGTGAACGGCACTTGCCCGGCGTCACTGTCCGGTGCGAAGGCCGTAGAAAATCACGAGCTGATGCAGGATCCCAACTACAAGTGGATTCTGCAGGAGTACCTGCCTAACTTCAAGACCAGCGGCCCCGGCGGCAACTGGCAGCCCGCGCTCAATGCGCGTACCAGCCAGATCTGGAACGAGCTGAACCCGTGGGACTACTACGTGCAACAGTTCCAGTCGCTTCTGCTTGGGCAGAAGTCACCGGAAGAAATGCTCAATGAGATGGCGAATCGTATCAATGGCGCGCTGGGCGTAGATTAG
- a CDS encoding carbon-nitrogen hydrolase family protein has protein sequence MAREVTVATVQLPAFRRGRDNAEKQEENFRAAEHWLSVAGQRGADIACLGETFNTLGLDLSKETVLSEVESACSQAVARLGGLARTYRMAVIAPVLGLIDGVPRNVALVLDRNGQHMGSYVKVHCIENERSLGVVPGDAWPVFELDFGTIGIQICHDNSFPESARCLTLNGAEIIFWPHVMGGWGGEFMDILLRAPAIHNGVYHVPTCFGCDPDRAWQPGMLIGRSSIIAPDATIVADAGRYVGLAMARIDLDRPRLATSFTRGGDYVWGIDMRNDRRPDTYAPVVRPHTPVPPVAAQFSDDIDQEELS, from the coding sequence GTGGCGCGTGAGGTGACGGTTGCGACGGTTCAGCTCCCAGCGTTTCGGCGCGGGCGCGACAATGCCGAGAAGCAAGAAGAAAACTTCCGCGCTGCCGAGCACTGGCTGTCGGTGGCCGGGCAGCGTGGCGCGGATATCGCCTGCCTGGGCGAGACGTTCAATACGCTGGGGCTGGATCTTAGCAAAGAAACCGTGTTGTCCGAAGTGGAAAGCGCCTGCTCGCAGGCGGTTGCACGGCTGGGCGGGCTGGCACGGACGTACCGTATGGCAGTGATCGCGCCCGTCCTCGGCCTGATCGACGGCGTGCCGCGCAACGTTGCCCTGGTCCTCGATCGCAATGGACAGCATATGGGCAGCTACGTTAAGGTTCACTGCATCGAAAACGAGCGCAGCCTGGGCGTCGTGCCAGGGGATGCGTGGCCCGTCTTCGAGCTGGATTTCGGCACAATCGGCATTCAGATCTGCCATGATAACTCGTTCCCGGAAAGCGCCCGCTGCCTCACGTTGAATGGCGCAGAGATCATCTTCTGGCCGCACGTGATGGGCGGCTGGGGCGGCGAGTTCATGGACATCCTGCTGCGCGCGCCAGCGATCCACAACGGTGTTTATCACGTTCCGACCTGTTTTGGCTGCGATCCCGACCGCGCGTGGCAGCCCGGCATGTTGATCGGGCGCAGCAGCATCATCGCGCCGGACGCGACCATCGTCGCCGATGCCGGGCGCTACGTCGGATTGGCAATGGCTCGGATCGACCTCGACCGGCCCCGTCTTGCCACCAGCTTCACGCGCGGCGGCGATTACGTATGGGGAATCGACATGCGCAACGACCGTCGCCCGGACACGTACGCGCCGGTCGTGCGGCCCCACACACCGGTTCCCCCTGTAGCAGCGCAATTCTCGGATGATATCGACCAAGAGGAGCTTTCGTGA
- a CDS encoding NAD-dependent epimerase/dehydratase family protein gives MTQPSPALVEAMRTVQSPLVILGAGGKMGPTLAVLARRAADAAGHALDVVAVSRFSDPTARGWLESRGVRTISADLFDRAAVARLPESANVLYLVGLKFGTQQTPSLTWAANTLIPTYVMERYRGARVVSLSSGNVYPLVSIHSSGSVESDPLTPLGEYANSCVGRERIFEYFAQRDGTPVALIRLSYAVDLHYGVLVDIARKVFQRQTVDVTMGHLPYIWQGEANDRILRALALAAVPASPLNLTGDQSLEVRDVALRFGALMGCPVQISGMEADTAYLSDISRLRETLGAPKLSLDTLIRWTAHWVMQGGSLLDKPTHFEVRNGRY, from the coding sequence TTGACGCAGCCCTCTCCTGCTCTCGTAGAGGCTATGCGTACGGTGCAAAGTCCGTTGGTGATCCTGGGGGCGGGTGGCAAAATGGGACCCACCCTTGCGGTGCTGGCTCGCCGCGCCGCCGATGCTGCCGGGCATGCTCTGGACGTGGTCGCCGTCAGCCGCTTTTCGGACCCTACGGCACGCGGCTGGCTGGAGTCGCGCGGGGTCCGTACCATCAGCGCGGATCTATTCGATCGCGCGGCAGTGGCCCGGCTGCCGGAGAGCGCCAACGTCCTCTACCTCGTTGGCTTGAAGTTTGGCACGCAGCAAACACCCAGCCTCACCTGGGCGGCGAATACGCTCATTCCGACTTATGTGATGGAGCGTTATCGAGGCGCGCGTGTTGTGTCCCTATCCTCGGGCAACGTCTATCCTCTCGTCTCAATCCACAGCAGCGGCTCAGTAGAAAGCGATCCCCTGACGCCGCTGGGCGAATACGCCAATAGCTGCGTGGGGCGCGAACGCATCTTTGAGTATTTCGCGCAGCGTGATGGCACGCCCGTCGCGCTGATCCGACTCAGCTATGCCGTCGATTTGCATTACGGTGTGCTGGTTGATATCGCGCGGAAGGTGTTCCAGCGGCAAACGGTCGATGTGACGATGGGGCACCTCCCGTACATCTGGCAGGGAGAAGCCAACGACCGCATCCTTCGTGCGCTGGCGTTGGCCGCTGTGCCCGCTTCCCCACTGAACCTGACCGGAGACCAATCGCTGGAAGTACGCGATGTAGCCTTGCGGTTTGGCGCGCTAATGGGATGTCCGGTGCAGATCAGTGGCATGGAAGCGGATACGGCCTACCTGAGCGATATCTCGCGGCTGCGCGAGACGTTAGGTGCGCCCAAACTATCACTTGACACGCTGATCCGGTGGACGGCGCATTGGGTGATGCAGGGCGGTTCGCTGCTCGATAAACCAACGCACTTCGAAGTGCGTAACGGGAGGTATTAA